GCGGCCGCCCCCAAGGCCGCCGGCGGCAACCTCTAACGCTCAGTCCCGGCCCGCACCGGTCAGGCCGTTCTGCAGCCAGTCCTTGGTGCGGCCGGGATGGTTCGTGGCCACCCACGCCACCCCGATGTCGCGGCAGAACCGGACGTCCTCGTAGTGGTCGACGGTCCAGCAGTACAGCGCCCGGCCCTGCGCGGCGGCCCGGTCCACCAGTTCGGGATGTTCCCGCAGGGTCGCGATCGACGGACCGACCGCCGTCGCCCCGACCGTGGTGGCAGCGCTGCCGCCCAGATACCGCGAGGTCTCTCCGAGCAGCACGGTCGGCAACATGGGGGCGGCACGTCGAATCCGCCATACCGCCGCCGCCGAGAACGACATCACCACCGCGCGCGACAGGTCCGCCGACGGCGGCGCGGCGATGCCGTAACGGTGCAGCAGGGCCAGCACCTTGTTCTCCACCAGCGCGCCGTAGCGCACCGGGTGTTTGGTCTCGATGAAGAGCTTGACCGGCCGGTTCCAGTCCAGCACCAGCGAGACAAGGTCGTCGAGGGTCAGCAGGCCGGTGTCCCCGACCGGGCTGTCACCGTCGGAACGGCCGCCGGCATGCCACGACCCGTAGTCCAGGCGGCGCAGCTCGGCCAGCGTCATCTCACTGACCAGACCCGTCCCGGAGGAGGTGCGGTCCACCCGGCGATCGTGCACGCACACCAGGTGACCGTCACGGGTCAGCCGCACATCGCATTCCACGCCGTCGGCACCCTCACGCAAGGC
The genomic region above belongs to Mycolicibacterium sp. HK-90 and contains:
- a CDS encoding glycerophosphodiester phosphodiesterase, with amino-acid sequence METGDGGAAGQATPGPGHPFVVAHRGASADRPEHTLAAYDLALREGADGVECDVRLTRDGHLVCVHDRRVDRTSSGTGLVSEMTLAELRRLDYGSWHAGGRSDGDSPVGDTGLLTLDDLVSLVLDWNRPVKLFIETKHPVRYGALVENKVLALLHRYGIAAPPSADLSRAVVMSFSAAAVWRIRRAAPMLPTVLLGETSRYLGGSAATTVGATAVGPSIATLREHPELVDRAAAQGRALYCWTVDHYEDVRFCRDIGVAWVATNHPGRTKDWLQNGLTGAGRD